One region of Pyramidobacter sp. YE332 genomic DNA includes:
- a CDS encoding TRAP transporter small permease subunit, with product MALIGAAAASLNGDQMSIDFVANALPPRGRTFCRLLSAAVQAAVLGVMVWFGAQNVMGGWRMKTMALGVPKAVPLMAVPLGMAMLMIVVLCKCRHGSESGDESR from the coding sequence ATGGCGCTGATCGGCGCGGCGGCGGCTTCTCTCAACGGCGACCAGATGTCGATCGATTTCGTGGCGAACGCGCTGCCGCCGCGCGGCAGGACGTTTTGCCGTCTTCTGTCGGCGGCGGTCCAGGCTGCGGTCCTCGGCGTGATGGTCTGGTTCGGCGCTCAAAACGTGATGGGCGGGTGGAGGATGAAGACCATGGCGCTGGGCGTGCCCAAGGCGGTGCCGCTGATGGCGGTGCCCCTCGGCATGGCCATGCTGATGATCGTCGTTCTCTGCAAGTGCCGGCACGGCTCCGAAAGCGGGGATGAAAGCCGATGA
- the dctP gene encoding TRAP transporter substrate-binding protein DctP gives MKRTVIGKIALACALALGLSGAAGAATVVKMSHIGPANVENNVVHYFVKEFVSRVTERTQGNITFELYPDEQLGSEEQRMELMMKDGLNQPVADVSSFAAMGTVLPELYPSSVPFMFNSYEAAHVFFDESEYWANLKKLFRERTGCVLIEAVEEGGFLAFTNSKREIRSPADFPGLKFRGMDEGQVAIFKAFGASGTPIPWGELYMALKTGVVDGQMNPAFYVLLGSLTEVQKYMTLANIQYSDQFLVMNGDLFDSFSDEERAVILEAAKEANRLTRARIEAEDSQQVEKCRQLGMQVYAPTPEEMEQFRGIGQPAYIEWLKSKVSAEWLEAALRDAKAANEKASAK, from the coding sequence ATGAAAAGAACCGTTATCGGGAAAATAGCGCTGGCCTGTGCGCTGGCGCTGGGGCTGAGCGGCGCGGCGGGCGCGGCGACGGTCGTGAAGATGTCGCACATCGGACCGGCGAACGTCGAGAACAACGTGGTGCATTACTTCGTCAAGGAATTCGTTTCGCGCGTCACGGAGCGCACGCAGGGGAACATCACGTTCGAACTGTACCCCGACGAGCAGCTGGGCAGCGAAGAGCAGCGCATGGAGCTGATGATGAAGGACGGGTTGAATCAGCCGGTGGCCGACGTCTCCTCGTTCGCCGCCATGGGCACGGTGCTGCCGGAGCTGTATCCCTCGTCGGTGCCGTTCATGTTCAACAGCTACGAGGCGGCGCACGTTTTCTTCGACGAGAGCGAATACTGGGCCAATTTGAAAAAGCTGTTCCGCGAGCGCACGGGCTGCGTGCTGATCGAAGCGGTGGAGGAAGGCGGCTTCCTCGCCTTCACCAACTCCAAGCGCGAGATCCGCAGCCCCGCCGATTTCCCCGGCCTGAAGTTCCGCGGCATGGACGAGGGGCAGGTGGCGATCTTCAAGGCGTTCGGCGCCAGCGGCACGCCTATCCCCTGGGGCGAACTCTACATGGCGCTGAAGACGGGCGTCGTCGACGGGCAGATGAACCCGGCCTTCTACGTGCTGCTGGGCAGCCTGACGGAAGTGCAGAAGTACATGACGCTGGCGAACATCCAGTACTCCGACCAATTCCTGGTCATGAACGGCGACCTGTTCGACAGCTTCAGCGACGAGGAGCGCGCCGTCATCCTCGAAGCGGCGAAGGAGGCCAACCGCCTCACCCGCGCTCGCATCGAAGCCGAAGATTCCCAGCAGGTGGAAAAATGCCGTCAGCTGGGCATGCAGGTCTACGCGCCCACGCCGGAGGAGATGGAGCAGTTCCGCGGCATCGGCCAGCCCGCGTACATCGAGTGGCTGAAGAGCAAGGTCTCCGCCGAATGGCTCGAAGCGGCCCTGCGCGACGCCAAGGCGGCCAACGAAAAAGCCTCCGCGAAGTGA
- a CDS encoding metallophosphoesterase family protein, translating into MAALAAIISDTHGLLRPQVLERLKRCDCIVHAGDFDDEDTLDWLGELAPLYAVQGNNDWELARRLPLSLRFRIEGLNFFMAHRLADVPTDLDDVDAVIFGHSHRYCEALRGGVLWLNPGSCGRRRFGLELSFAMMRVDGRNYRIEKIALPADLK; encoded by the coding sequence ATGGCGGCGCTTGCCGCGATTATTTCCGATACGCACGGGCTGCTGCGCCCGCAGGTACTGGAGCGACTGAAACGCTGCGACTGCATCGTCCACGCCGGCGATTTCGACGACGAGGACACGCTCGACTGGCTGGGGGAACTGGCGCCGCTGTACGCGGTGCAGGGGAACAACGACTGGGAGCTGGCGCGCCGTCTGCCGTTGTCGCTGCGCTTTCGGATCGAAGGGCTGAATTTTTTCATGGCGCACCGTCTTGCCGACGTGCCGACGGACCTGGACGATGTGGACGCGGTGATCTTCGGACACTCGCACCGCTATTGCGAGGCGCTGCGCGGCGGCGTGCTGTGGTTGAACCCCGGCAGCTGCGGACGGCGGCGTTTCGGCCTGGAACTTTCCTTCGCGATGATGCGCGTCGACGGGAGAAATTACCGGATCGAGAAGATCGCGCTCCCGGCGGACTTGAAATAG
- a CDS encoding PadR family transcriptional regulator: MSSIDLVILGIVLEKPQSAYDIQKDVEYHHFSRWTKISVPSIYRKVLQLSEKGYLQSDIVKGDKFADKVIYSITDKGRAYFKELMASCAAGSVPLLFDFNVVITNLNKMDKAEAMELLSTLRQSIQSSTELIEGYAQEFSDIPLLGRTIFEQQRLLYRALLEWLDHFEGRFLQE, from the coding sequence ATGTCATCAATAGATTTAGTTATACTCGGTATCGTATTGGAAAAACCGCAAAGCGCCTATGATATTCAAAAAGATGTGGAGTACCACCATTTTTCCCGTTGGACGAAAATAAGCGTGCCTTCCATTTATCGAAAGGTACTCCAGTTGAGCGAGAAAGGTTATCTGCAAAGCGATATCGTTAAAGGCGATAAGTTTGCGGATAAGGTAATCTATTCCATCACCGATAAGGGCAGAGCATATTTCAAGGAATTGATGGCTTCTTGCGCCGCGGGCTCGGTGCCCCTGTTATTCGATTTCAATGTAGTCATTACCAATCTGAACAAAATGGATAAAGCTGAAGCAATGGAGCTGCTTTCTACTTTGCGCCAGAGCATACAGTCCTCCACTGAATTAATTGAGGGATATGCTCAGGAATTTTCAGACATTCCTTTGCTGGGAAGAACGATTTTCGAGCAGCAGCGGCTCCTCTATCGCGCCCTTCTGGAATGGCTGGATCACTTTGAAGGGCGGTTTTTACAAGAATGA
- a CDS encoding YjdF family protein, protein MSVGPQSSLTILFEAPFWIAIYERTDNGKYEVCKITFGSEPKDYEVYEFLLKYRHKLKFSPPLQAEAAIERKINPKRMQREIHSQLQDKGIGTKAQQALKLQHEQCKLERKTKSRERKEAEKDRQFATRQEKKKAKHRGR, encoded by the coding sequence ATGAGCGTAGGCCCTCAAAGCAGCTTAACCATCCTGTTTGAAGCTCCATTTTGGATCGCCATATATGAAAGAACTGATAACGGCAAGTATGAGGTATGCAAAATCACTTTTGGATCAGAACCCAAAGATTATGAGGTCTATGAGTTTCTGCTGAAGTATCGGCACAAGCTGAAATTCAGCCCACCGCTCCAGGCCGAAGCAGCCATAGAACGGAAAATCAATCCCAAACGTATGCAGCGTGAAATTCATAGTCAACTGCAAGATAAGGGCATTGGCACAAAGGCGCAGCAGGCGTTAAAACTCCAGCATGAGCAATGCAAGCTGGAAAGGAAAACAAAGAGCCGAGAGCGGAAAGAAGCAGAGAAAGATCGCCAGTTTGCGACACGGCAGGAAAAGAAGAAAGCCAAACATAGAGGAAGATGA
- a CDS encoding cysteine-rich KTR domain-containing protein encodes MRIEWILCPFCGNKTRLKIRDDTVLENFPLYCPKCKHETLIAVQQLNLSIIQEPDAQTRSR; translated from the coding sequence ATGAGGATAGAATGGATTTTATGCCCCTTTTGCGGCAATAAAACGCGATTAAAAATCCGTGATGATACAGTCCTTGAAAATTTTCCGCTGTATTGTCCCAAATGTAAACACGAAACCTTGATCGCGGTACAACAACTGAATCTATCAATTATCCAAGAGCCGGACGCACAGACGCGGAGCCGATAA
- a CDS encoding DUF3732 domain-containing protein, which produces MQILELVLYGKNGQKRTLSFNPGKVNIIPGESKAGKSAVGDIIEYCMGGSSCNIAVGVVRDNVVWYGLLIQFNTNRIFVARKNPDPGRQSTSFCYYELGTDISSPEKADFSSNTNVEGIEKLLTKQIGISENIHIPEDDESRDPLEANIRHSLFCCFQSQDEVTARNHLFHRQSEGLPITNAIRDTLPYFLGAVNEEAVLLATEKRTKDRELRILTRQLAELEAISGTGSEKAIALLVEAEAVGLIRDIDDIDKTDFTALYEALKQIRLVTQSVPTGSMDLLSTLQTQLKEKEDELSDLQDSISEARSYLADASGFRGELAHQKVRLESIGLFEKLDFNPGKCPLCSGDFDPEPPGVTKLKESIRSLDQSISRVEKERPQLRRYIDQQEVKTSGIKDEIAVIRAEIEGTYIQMEDAERIRDLNDRRAKVFGRISYWLENVQLADDTTDVKKKIKILKDRIAEIDAILSNDSVKDRVSSALSVIQNDMTTWASELEMEYAGSPYRLDMGRVTVVVDHGRPIPLKEMGSGSNWLGSHLITMFGLHKYFINNNRPVPNFLFLDQPSQVYFPEGSTADEDMDVQAVTKIFAFIRNRVAELNGKMQVIVVDHARLDNDDFREETIEDWKNTGKKLVPVDWYEETRIVPEEKLDDEE; this is translated from the coding sequence ATGCAGATCTTGGAATTGGTTCTATATGGGAAGAACGGACAAAAGCGCACACTGTCATTCAACCCGGGAAAAGTGAATATCATACCAGGTGAATCAAAAGCAGGAAAGTCTGCTGTTGGCGATATCATTGAATATTGCATGGGTGGAAGTAGTTGTAACATTGCTGTTGGCGTTGTTCGTGATAATGTAGTCTGGTATGGTTTGCTTATTCAATTTAACACGAATAGAATATTTGTGGCACGAAAAAATCCCGATCCAGGCAGGCAATCTACATCGTTTTGTTACTATGAATTGGGAACAGATATAAGCTCTCCGGAAAAAGCGGATTTTTCATCAAATACAAATGTCGAAGGTATCGAGAAGCTTCTTACAAAGCAGATTGGAATTTCAGAAAATATCCATATACCGGAAGATGATGAAAGTCGTGATCCGCTGGAAGCTAACATTAGACACTCGTTATTCTGCTGCTTCCAGAGTCAAGATGAAGTTACAGCCAGAAACCATTTATTTCATAGGCAAAGTGAAGGTTTGCCTATCACTAATGCAATTAGGGATACCTTGCCATATTTTCTTGGTGCTGTTAATGAAGAGGCAGTTTTGTTGGCTACGGAAAAACGCACTAAGGATCGAGAACTGAGGATTTTAACAAGACAACTAGCAGAATTAGAGGCTATCAGCGGGACTGGTTCAGAGAAGGCAATAGCTTTGTTAGTTGAAGCAGAAGCAGTGGGTTTGATTCGGGATATTGATGATATTGATAAAACTGATTTCACTGCCCTTTATGAAGCTCTCAAACAGATTCGCTTAGTAACGCAGAGTGTGCCTACAGGTTCAATGGATCTCCTTTCCACCCTTCAAACACAATTAAAGGAAAAAGAAGATGAACTTAGTGACCTTCAGGATAGCATAAGTGAGGCGCGTTCTTATTTGGCAGATGCATCTGGTTTTAGGGGTGAACTGGCGCATCAGAAAGTCAGGTTAGAGTCAATTGGGCTATTTGAAAAACTTGATTTCAACCCCGGAAAATGTCCACTTTGTTCTGGCGATTTCGACCCTGAACCACCTGGAGTTACAAAGCTTAAAGAGTCAATAAGATCGCTTGATCAGTCAATTAGTCGTGTTGAAAAGGAACGGCCACAGTTAAGACGATATATAGATCAGCAGGAAGTAAAAACAAGTGGCATAAAGGACGAAATAGCGGTAATCAGAGCCGAGATAGAGGGAACATACATTCAAATGGAGGATGCGGAACGTATTCGTGATTTGAATGATAGGCGCGCCAAAGTCTTTGGTCGTATTAGCTATTGGCTTGAAAACGTTCAATTGGCTGACGATACAACTGATGTGAAAAAGAAAATAAAGATATTGAAGGATAGGATCGCAGAGATTGATGCTATTCTAAGTAATGATTCTGTTAAAGATCGGGTTTCCTCTGCCCTTTCAGTAATTCAAAATGATATGACTACCTGGGCGAGTGAGCTGGAGATGGAATATGCAGGATCTCCGTATAGGTTGGATATGGGCAGAGTAACGGTCGTTGTTGATCATGGAAGACCTATTCCTCTGAAGGAAATGGGGAGTGGATCAAACTGGCTGGGATCTCATTTGATTACTATGTTTGGTCTTCACAAGTATTTTATAAACAATAATCGGCCTGTTCCAAATTTCTTGTTCTTAGATCAGCCTTCTCAGGTGTATTTCCCGGAAGGATCTACTGCGGATGAAGACATGGATGTCCAAGCAGTAACAAAGATTTTTGCATTCATTAGAAATCGTGTTGCCGAGCTGAATGGAAAAATGCAGGTTATTGTAGTTGACCATGCCCGGTTGGATAACGATGATTTCAGAGAAGAAACCATAGAAGACTGGAAGAATACAGGCAAAAAACTTGTGCCGGTTGATTGGTATGAGGAGACAAGGATTGTTCCAGAAGAGAAGCTTGATGATGAAGAGTGA
- a CDS encoding three component ABC system middle component, producing the protein MRAWDYRPDEVKNLFNPAFCGRVIYGTISEYQKNTKRDFPFPLIYLVLPLVLPRQIRTEISSRTQLTNWVQKHQELIYNLGKRVRDLVEITNEAVEFMMQAGYIRLNDSGELSKVLTAGALSKTKHIDPEVAECLQKAEHVGRWFAGAGKVEIIYTCLGVRP; encoded by the coding sequence ATGAGAGCGTGGGATTATAGGCCGGACGAAGTAAAGAATCTCTTCAACCCTGCATTTTGTGGGAGAGTGATTTACGGAACTATATCTGAATATCAAAAAAACACAAAAAGAGATTTTCCTTTTCCACTTATCTATTTGGTTTTGCCTTTGGTTTTACCACGACAGATACGAACAGAGATAAGTAGCCGAACGCAGCTAACTAATTGGGTTCAGAAGCATCAGGAATTAATTTATAATTTGGGGAAACGTGTCAGGGATTTAGTGGAAATTACAAATGAAGCCGTCGAATTTATGATGCAGGCTGGCTATATTAGGTTGAATGACAGCGGTGAATTATCCAAAGTGTTAACTGCTGGAGCACTCAGCAAAACGAAGCACATAGACCCCGAAGTGGCGGAGTGCTTGCAAAAAGCCGAACATGTAGGACGATGGTTTGCGGGTGCGGGAAAAGTTGAAATAATATATACATGTTTGGGGGTGAGACCGTGA